In a genomic window of Chaetodon trifascialis isolate fChaTrf1 chromosome 8, fChaTrf1.hap1, whole genome shotgun sequence:
- the LOC139335077 gene encoding potassium voltage-gated channel subfamily A member 3, which produces MRLQPRMDDHLSLLQSPPPSATKTRGDNLVNHGYTETEADVMTVVACDNMLEESAALPGHHSLDRYEPDHECCERVVINISGLRFETQLKTLSQFPETLLGDPKKRMRYFDPLRNEYFFDRNRPSFDAILYYYQSGGRIRRPVNVPIDIFSEEIRFYELGEEAMEKFREDEGFIKEEERPLPENEFQRQVWLLFEYPESSGPARGIAIVSVLVILISIVIFCLETLPEFRDDNRDPITITPLINGTLPYLISPFSDPFFVVETLCIIWFSFELLVRFFACPSKATFSKNIMNIIDIVAIIPYFITLGTELAERQGNGQQAMSLAILRVIRLVRVFRIFKLSRHSKGLQILGQTLKASMRELGLLIFFLFIGVILFSSAVYFAEADDPDSGFNSIPDAFWWAVVTMTTVGYGDMHPVTIGGKIVGSLCAIAGVLTIALPVPVIVSNFNYFYHRETEGEEQAQYLHVGSCQPLADTEELRKTRSSSSLSKSEYMVIEEHGINSAFKQQPNFPTTTQNNSQNCVNINKKIFTDV; this is translated from the coding sequence ATGCGTCTTCAACCGCGCATGGACGACCACCTCAGCCTCCTTCAATCACCCCCGCCGAGCGCAACCAAAACCCGGGGCGACAATCTGGTGAACCACGGATACACCGAGACAGAGGCCGACGTGATGACGGTTGTGGCGTGTGATAACATGCTAGAAGAGTCTGCGGCTCTGCCGGGTCACCACTCTCTGGACCGATACGAACCGGACCACGAATGCTGCGAGAGGGTCGTCATCAACATCTCAGGGTTACGGTTCGAGACGCAGCTCAAGACTCTGTCCCAGTTTCCAGAGACGCTGCTGGGGGACCCCAAGAAGAGGATGAGGTATTTTGATCCTCTTAGGAACGAGTACTTTTTCGATCGGAACCGACCCAGCTTTGATGCCATTCTCTATTACTACCAGTCTGGCGGGCGCATCAGAAGACCCGTTAATGTGCCCATTGACATTTTTTCTGAGGAGATCCGGTTCTATGAACTGGGTGAGGAGGCTATGGAGAAGTTCAGGGAGGATGAGGGATTCAtaaaggaggaggagcggcCGTTGCCGGAGAATGAATTTCAAAGACAGGTGTGGCTGCTCTTTGAGTACCCCGAGAGCTCGGGTCCCGCACGGGGCATAGCGATAGTGTCTGTCCTGGTCATTCTCATCTCCATTGTCATCTTCTGCTTAGAGACACTGCCGGAGTTCAGGGACGACAACAGGGATCCGATCACCATTACCCCTTTGATAAATGGCACACTCCCATATTTAATCAGCCCCTTCTCAGACCCGTTCTTTGTGGTGGAGACCTTGTGTATCATCTGGTTCTCCTTCGAGCTGCTGGTGCGCTTCTTTGCATGCCCGAGTAAAGCCACGTTCTCCAAGAACATCATGAACATTATTGACATTGTGGCCATCATTCCCTATTTCATCACCCTGGGCACAGAgctggcagagagacagggaaatGGACAGCAGGCAATGTCATTAGCCATTCTGCGCGTAATAAGGCTTGTTCGGGTGTTTCGCATCTTCAAACTCTCACGTCACTCGAAGGGGCTTCAGATTTTAGGACAGACTCTGAAGGCCAGTATGCGTGAGCTGGGCCTGCTTATCTTCTTCTTGTTCATTGGTGTCATCCTTTTCTCCAGTGCTGTCTACTTTGCAGAGGCAGACGATCCGGATTCGGGTTTTAACAGCATCCCGGACGCATTCTGGTGGGCTGTTGTGACCATGACCACCGTGGGCTATGGGGATATGCACCCCGTGACAATCGGGGGAAAGATTGTGGGGTCTCTGTGTGCCATCGCCGGCGTGCTGACCATTGCTCTGCCTGTACCCGTCATTGTCTCCAATTTCAACTACTTCTAccacagagagacggagggcGAGGAGCAGGCACAGTACCTGCACGTGGGGAGCTGTCAGCCCCtggcagacacagaggagctgaggaagacccgctcctcttcctcactcagcAAGAGCGAGTATATGGTGATAGAGGAGCACGGGATCAACAGCGCGTTCAAACAGCAGCCCAACTTCCCCACCACCACGCAGAACAACTCGCAGAATTGCGTGAATATAAACAAAAAGATTTTCACCGACGTGTAG